The following is a genomic window from Sulfuricella sp..
GGCTGCCACCTGTAAAATGCAAACATGGATACCGTCAAAAAATCAGCCAGCCTTCCCGCCCTGGACGGCGTTACCCTTGAAGCGATCGTCACGCGGCTAGCCGGGACCATGGGTTGGGAAGCGATGGGTGCCGCCGTGCCAGTACGCTGCTTTACGCATGATCCCAGCATCAAATCCAGTCTGAAGTTTTTACGCAGAACGCCGTGGGCGCGCAAAAAAGTGGAGCAATTGTATTTGCAGCAAACTAAGGCACTGATTTGATTGCCCGCCCCGTCCT
Proteins encoded in this region:
- a CDS encoding VF530 family protein yields the protein MDTVKKSASLPALDGVTLEAIVTRLAGTMGWEAMGAAVPVRCFTHDPSIKSSLKFLRRTPWARKKVEQLYLQQTKALI